A window of Diospyros lotus cultivar Yz01 chromosome 14, ASM1463336v1, whole genome shotgun sequence contains these coding sequences:
- the LOC127789815 gene encoding protein NRT1/ PTR FAMILY 2.10-like translates to MEKDERVIAKDEPKYRGIKAMPFVIGNETFEKLGTLGTSANLLVYLTNVFNMNTISATNLINIFNGTCNFGTLLGAFLSDTYFGRYKTLGFASISSFLGMLILTLTAAISKLHPTNCGTGQASTCIGPTAGQMTFLLTGFGFLVIGASGIRPCNLAFGADQFNPNTESGKRGISSFFNWYYFTFTFAMMASLTAIVYVQSSVSWALGLAIPTFLMFLSCFFFFIGTRIYVKVVPQGSPLTSLVQVIVAANKKRSFKLPEQPFPSLYNHVPIGSINSKLPYTDQFRFLNKAAIITPEDQINTDGSAATSWRLCSVQQVEEVKCLLRVLPIWAASIVFGVVIVQQQTSVVFQALQSDRRLGNGGFKIPAASYMVFSMLSMTIWIPIYDRIIVPALRRLMKNEDGITILQKMGVGMVIAVFTMLVSALVESHRRKLALTRPTLGVEPRKGAISSMSGLWLIAQLALAGLSEAFTIIGQVEFYYKQFPENMRSIAGSFLFCGMALSSYLSSFLESVVHKTTGGAGKRNWLDNDLNRARLDYFYYLIAGLEVLNLVYFLVCARWYKYKGATPKTVDVPLEKMDSKKPPV, encoded by the exons atggagaaggatGAGAGAGTGATTGCAAAGGATGAGCCCAAGTATAGAGGAATCAAAGCCATGCCCTTTGTCATAG GAAATGAGACATTTGAGAAGCTGGGAACACTTGGGACCTCAGCCAACCTCTTGGTGTACCTCACCAATGTCTTCAACATGAACACAATTTCTGCAACTAATCTCATCAACATCTTCAACGGCACCTGCAACTTTGGAACTCTTCTTGGAGCTTTCCTCTCCGACACTTACTTCGGCAGATATAAAACTCTGGGATTTGCTTCCATTTCCTCCTTCCTG GGTATGCTTATACTGACACTCACAGCAGCCATCTCCAAGCTTCACCCTACAAATTGTGGAACAGGACAGGCTAGCACCTGCATTGGCCCAACAGCAGGACAAATGACTTTCCTACTTACTGGTTTTGGATTCCTTGTGATTGGTGCTAGTGGTATAAGGCCATGTAACTTGGCCTTCGGAGCTGACCAGTTCAATCCCAACACTGAATCTGGGAAGAGGGGAATCAGCAGCTTCTTCAACTGGTACTACTTCACCTTCACCTTCGCGATGATGGCGTCGCTGACAGCTATCGTCTATGTGCAGTCCAGTGTCAGCTGGGCTCTGGGACTGGCAATTCCCACATTCCTCATGTTCTtgtcttgcttcttcttcttcatcggtACAAGAATTTATGTCAAAGTGGTGCCTCAGGGAAGCCCCTTGACAAGTTTGGTGCAGGTCATAGTGGCCGCAAACAAGAAGAGGAGCTTTAAGTTGCCAGAACAGCCATTTCCCTCCCTCTATAATCATGTTCCCATTGGTTCAATAAACTCAAAGCTTCCTTACACAGATCAGTTCAG GTTTCTCAACAAAGCAGCAATCATCACCCCGGAAGACCAAATCAACACAGATGGATCAGCAGCAACCTCATGGAGACTGTGCAGTGTGCAGCAAGTCGAAGAAGTGAAATGCTTGTTGAGAGTTCTACCCATCTGGGCTGCAAGCATAGTCTTTGGTGTTGTGATTGTCCAACAGCAGACCTCTGTAGTATTCCAAGCCCTCCAATCAGACAGGCGCCTGGGCAATGGCGGCTTCAAGATCCCAGCAGCTTCCTACATGGTCTTCTCCATGTTGAGCATGACCATATGGATACCAATCTATGACAGAATAATTGTCCCAGCACTTAGACGACTCATGAAAAACGAAGATGGTATCACAATCCTCCAGAAGATGGGTGTTGGCATGGTCATAGCTGTGTTCACGATGCTTGTATCAGCTCTAGTAGAAAGTCATAGGAGGAAGCTAGCTCTAACTAGGCCAACATTAGGAGTTGAACCCAGAAAAGGTGCAATTTCTTCAATGTCAGGCTTGTGGCTAATAGCTCAGTTGGCACTGGCAGGGCTTTCTGAAGCATTCACTATCATTGGCCAAGTCGAATTCTACTACAAGCAGTTCCCCGAGAATATGAGAAGCATTGCTGGGTCTTTCTTGTTCTGTGGCATGGCACTGTCAAGCTACTTGAGCAGCTTTTTGGAATCTGTAGTCCACAAGACAACAGGTGGAGCTGGGAAGAGAAACTGGTTGGATAATGATCTTAACAGGGCTAGACTGGACTACTTTTACTACCTAATTGCTGGTTTGGAGGTCCTAAATTTGGTCTACTTCCTAGTGTGTGCAAGGTGGTACAAGTACAAAGGGGCCACACCCAAAACAGTCGATGTACCCCTGGAAAAGATGGATTCCAAAAAGCCTCCTGTTTGA
- the LOC127789817 gene encoding calcium-dependent protein kinase 30-like isoform X1: MGNYNACLRRNNAQEHCHKKKKKEKKARVRGPQPNPYSDPQGPIRVLKDFARRSRIGDKYVLGQELGRGEFGVTHLCTDRETREALACKSISKNKLRTAVDVEDVRREVEIMSKMPEHPNVVRFRASYEDDEAVHLVMELCEGGELFDRIVARGHYSERAAAGVARTVAEVVRMCHENGVMHRDLKPENFLFASKKENSPLKAIDFGLSVFFQPGERFSEIVGSPYYMAPEVLKRNYGPEVDIWSAGVILYILLCGVPPFWAETEQGVALAILRGVIDFKREPWPQVSDNAKSLVRQMLEPDPRKRLTAQQVLEHPWIRNAKKAPNVPLGDIVRARLKQFSVMNRFKKKALRVIAEHLSVQEVEVIRDMFMLMDTDNNGKVTYEELRAGLRKVGSQLAEPEMKLLMDAADVDGNGVLDYGEFVAVTIHLQKMENDAHFRQAFIFFDKDGSGFIELHELQEALTDESGEIDADVLNEIMREVDTNKISTSCLPFLLLSLLSFHNNWPKIYQDGKISYDEFVAMMKAGTDWRKASRQYSRERFKSLSLNLMKDGSLQLQDGVTGQTIMV, translated from the exons ATGGGGAACTATAATGCGTGTCTTCGCCGTAACAACGCCCAAGAACACTgccacaagaagaagaagaaggagaagaaggccCGAGTCCGCGGACCCCAACCCAATCCCTACTCGGATCCCCAGGGCCCGATCCGCGTCCTGAAAGACTTCGCCCGCCGGAGCCGCATCGGCGACAAGTACGTTCTGGGTCAGGAGCTGGGCCGGGGAGAGTTCGGAGTGACCCACCTTTGCACCGACCGGGAGACCCGGGAGGCCCTGGCCTGCAAGTCGATATCGAAGAATAAGCTGCGGACGGCGGTGGACGTGGAGGACGTCCGGCGGGAGGTGGAGATAATGTCTAAAATGCCGGAGCACCCGAACGTGGTGAGGTTTCGGGCAAGCTACGAGGACGACGAGGCGGTGCACCTGGTGATGGAGCTGTGCGAGGGCGGCGAGCTCTTCGACCGGATTGTGGCGAGGGGCCACTACAGCGAGCGGGCGGCCGCCGGAGTGGCGAGGACTGTGGCGGAGGTGGTGAGAATGTGTCACGAGAACGGGGTGATGCACAGGGACTTGAAGCCGGAGAATTTCTTGTTTGCCAGCAAAAAGGAGAATTCTCCTCTCAAGGCCATTGATTTCGGCCTCTCCGTCTTCTTCCAACCTG GGGAGAGGTTTTCAGAGATTGTGGGTAGTCCCTACTACATGGCGCCTGAGGTTTTGAAGCGAAATTATGGACCAGAGGTCGATATATGGAGTGCCGGCGTGATTCTTTATATATTGTTATGCGGGGTTCCTCCATTTTGGGCAG AAACCGAACAGGGTGTTGCACTGGCGATCCTGCGCGGGGTGATTGATTTCAAGAGGGAGCCATGGCCTCAGGTTTCTGATAATGCCAAAAGCCTCGTTCGGCAGATGTTAGAGCCAGACCCCAGAAAACGATTGACTGCTCAGCAGGTGCTTG AGCACCCCTGGATACGAAATGCGAAGAAAGCTCCAAATGTCCCATTAGGAGATATAGTGAGAGCAAGGCTCAAACAGTTTTCTGTGATGAACAGATTCAAAAAGAAAGCATTGAGG GTAATTGCAGAGCACTTATCAGTTCAAGAGGTTGAAGTAATCAGAGACATGTTTATGTTGATGGACACTGACAATAATGGAAAAGTAACATACGAGGAACTAAGGGCAGGGCTTCGGAAGGTTGGTTCGCAATTGGCTGAACCTGAAATGAAGTTGCTGATGGATGCG GCTGATGTTGATGGGAATGGAGTACTGGATTATGGGGAATTTGTTGCTGTAACCATTCATCTACAGAAGATGGAGAATGATGCACATTTCCGGCAagcatttatttttttcgatAAAGATGGAAGTGGTTTTATTGAACTTCATGAGCTACAAGAAGCCTTGACAGATGAATCAGGTGAAATTGATGCTGATGTACTTAATGAGATCATGCGAGAGGTTGACACTAATAAG ATTAGCACTTCATGCCTTCCCTTCCTCCTCCTATCTCTTTTGTCTTTCCATAATAATTGGCCAAAGATTTATCAGGATGGGAAAATCAGTTATGATGAGTTTGTCGCTATGATGAAAGCTGGAACTGATTGGAGAAAAGCATCTCGTCAGTATTCGAGGGAGAGATTCAAGAGCTTGAGCCTTAACCTGATGAAGGATGGCTCCTTGCAGCTTCAGGATGGGGTCACTGGTCAAACAATTATGGTTTGA
- the LOC127789817 gene encoding calcium-dependent protein kinase 30-like isoform X2: MGNYNACLRRNNAQEHCHKKKKKEKKARVRGPQPNPYSDPQGPIRVLKDFARRSRIGDKYVLGQELGRGEFGVTHLCTDRETREALACKSISKNKLRTAVDVEDVRREVEIMSKMPEHPNVVRFRASYEDDEAVHLVMELCEGGELFDRIVARGHYSERAAAGVARTVAEVVRMCHENGVMHRDLKPENFLFASKKENSPLKAIDFGLSVFFQPGERFSEIVGSPYYMAPEVLKRNYGPEVDIWSAGVILYILLCGVPPFWAETEQGVALAILRGVIDFKREPWPQVSDNAKSLVRQMLEPDPRKRLTAQQVLEHPWIRNAKKAPNVPLGDIVRARLKQFSVMNRFKKKALRVIAEHLSVQEVEVIRDMFMLMDTDNNGKVTYEELRAGLRKVGSQLAEPEMKLLMDAADVDGNGVLDYGEFVAVTIHLQKMENDAHFRQAFIFFDKDGSGFIELHELQEALTDESGEIDADVLNEIMREVDTNKDGKISYDEFVAMMKAGTDWRKASRQYSRERFKSLSLNLMKDGSLQLQDGVTGQTIMV, from the exons ATGGGGAACTATAATGCGTGTCTTCGCCGTAACAACGCCCAAGAACACTgccacaagaagaagaagaaggagaagaaggccCGAGTCCGCGGACCCCAACCCAATCCCTACTCGGATCCCCAGGGCCCGATCCGCGTCCTGAAAGACTTCGCCCGCCGGAGCCGCATCGGCGACAAGTACGTTCTGGGTCAGGAGCTGGGCCGGGGAGAGTTCGGAGTGACCCACCTTTGCACCGACCGGGAGACCCGGGAGGCCCTGGCCTGCAAGTCGATATCGAAGAATAAGCTGCGGACGGCGGTGGACGTGGAGGACGTCCGGCGGGAGGTGGAGATAATGTCTAAAATGCCGGAGCACCCGAACGTGGTGAGGTTTCGGGCAAGCTACGAGGACGACGAGGCGGTGCACCTGGTGATGGAGCTGTGCGAGGGCGGCGAGCTCTTCGACCGGATTGTGGCGAGGGGCCACTACAGCGAGCGGGCGGCCGCCGGAGTGGCGAGGACTGTGGCGGAGGTGGTGAGAATGTGTCACGAGAACGGGGTGATGCACAGGGACTTGAAGCCGGAGAATTTCTTGTTTGCCAGCAAAAAGGAGAATTCTCCTCTCAAGGCCATTGATTTCGGCCTCTCCGTCTTCTTCCAACCTG GGGAGAGGTTTTCAGAGATTGTGGGTAGTCCCTACTACATGGCGCCTGAGGTTTTGAAGCGAAATTATGGACCAGAGGTCGATATATGGAGTGCCGGCGTGATTCTTTATATATTGTTATGCGGGGTTCCTCCATTTTGGGCAG AAACCGAACAGGGTGTTGCACTGGCGATCCTGCGCGGGGTGATTGATTTCAAGAGGGAGCCATGGCCTCAGGTTTCTGATAATGCCAAAAGCCTCGTTCGGCAGATGTTAGAGCCAGACCCCAGAAAACGATTGACTGCTCAGCAGGTGCTTG AGCACCCCTGGATACGAAATGCGAAGAAAGCTCCAAATGTCCCATTAGGAGATATAGTGAGAGCAAGGCTCAAACAGTTTTCTGTGATGAACAGATTCAAAAAGAAAGCATTGAGG GTAATTGCAGAGCACTTATCAGTTCAAGAGGTTGAAGTAATCAGAGACATGTTTATGTTGATGGACACTGACAATAATGGAAAAGTAACATACGAGGAACTAAGGGCAGGGCTTCGGAAGGTTGGTTCGCAATTGGCTGAACCTGAAATGAAGTTGCTGATGGATGCG GCTGATGTTGATGGGAATGGAGTACTGGATTATGGGGAATTTGTTGCTGTAACCATTCATCTACAGAAGATGGAGAATGATGCACATTTCCGGCAagcatttatttttttcgatAAAGATGGAAGTGGTTTTATTGAACTTCATGAGCTACAAGAAGCCTTGACAGATGAATCAGGTGAAATTGATGCTGATGTACTTAATGAGATCATGCGAGAGGTTGACACTAATAAG GATGGGAAAATCAGTTATGATGAGTTTGTCGCTATGATGAAAGCTGGAACTGATTGGAGAAAAGCATCTCGTCAGTATTCGAGGGAGAGATTCAAGAGCTTGAGCCTTAACCTGATGAAGGATGGCTCCTTGCAGCTTCAGGATGGGGTCACTGGTCAAACAATTATGGTTTGA